One window of the Salvia splendens isolate huo1 chromosome 1, SspV2, whole genome shotgun sequence genome contains the following:
- the LOC121765136 gene encoding uncharacterized protein LOC121765136: MDRMFRVVQELISEADKSCWMISMSTLENIEVFKVSDARKKTFTVTHEIETESFDCECKLFERCGYLCNHLFFVFRNKDVNNIPEKYVGNQRLKSELLKAVHGLTSDESASDKGSNEDDKLHIGNRCHGRYFGLYQRAFKNKNHLIALDNLLVGIGPQIFTDDTTGSSSVDKNDSIKNIYGIAVPEEITAHAPDVVSTKGGASDKKSRIKSSIDKTIEKASKLHRRCGKCHKVIDHNAKSYGRK; the protein is encoded by the exons ATGGATAGGATGTTTAGAGTGGTACAAGAATTGATTTCTGAGGCTGATAAGAGTTGTTGGATGATTAGCATGTCCACTTTGGAGAACATCGAGGTCTTTAAAGTTTCTGATGCTAGAAAGAAGACCTTCACAGTTACACATGAGATAGAGACTGAGTCATTTGATTGTGAGTGTAAACTATTTGAAAGGTGTGGTTATCTATGCAACCACCTTTTCTTCGTCTTCAGAAACAAAGATGTCAACAATATTCCAGAGAAGTACGTTGGTAACCAGCGGCTGAAAAGTGAATTATTGAAGGCAGTTCATGGTCTCACGAGTGATGAAAGTGCGTCTGACAAAG GTTCTAACGAAGATGACAAGCTACATATTGGTAACAGGTGTCATGGACGTTACTTTGGTCTATATCAACGCgcttttaagaataaaaatcaTCTGATTGCATTGGATAATTTGCTTGTGGGTATTGGTCCTCAAATTTTTACTGATGACACTACTGGATCTTCATCAGTTGATAAAAATGATTCCATCAAGAACATATATGGTATTGCTGTACCTGAAGAAATAACAGCACATGCTCCAGATGTGGTTAGTACAAAGGGAGGTGCAAGTGACAAGAAAAGCAGGATTAAGTCGAGCATAGATAAAACAATTGAAAAAGCAAGTAAACTTCATAGGCGTTGTGGAAAGTGTCATAAAGTGATTGATCATAATGCCAAGAGTTACGGCAGAAAGTAG